The following are from one region of the Pseudodesulfovibrio piezophilus C1TLV30 genome:
- a CDS encoding NAD+ synthase, with product MKVAILQLNPVVGDIEGNASRILEAAQRAANLGADLCVTSELALTGYPPRDLLLYDGFVAKTRQAAETLAHDLPDMPLLLGCVERNTSGQGKPVYNCAMWCRDGNIKKVIRKTLLPTYDVFDEARYFEPAPVGDSEANIIRFNGTVIGVTICEDSWNDKDFWDNRTYARDPQEAMATHNPQMIINLSASPISLGKQALREKMLGAVARKYATQVIYANQTGGNDDLVFDGRSCAFRPDGSLMARAAGFAEQVFLVETDDTDNTITDDDFSRESETWHSLVMGTRDYVRKSGFSKSVVGLSGGIDSAVTAVVAAEALGAENVTCVLMPSPYSSRGSIDDSLELAKNLGMETVTLPIEPIMERFTETLAEPFAGYGPDTTEENIQSRIRGNLLMALSNKYRALLLTTGNKSELAVGYCTIYGDMSGGFAVISDVDKTGVFALARWYNDHIGPFIPEAIITKPPSAELRPDQMDQDSLPPYDVLDAILALHIEKHCSRDAIVDAGFSPEVVDKILGLVRFAEFKRRQAAPGIKLTPRSFGTGWRMPLACRREL from the coding sequence ATGAAAGTCGCCATCCTGCAACTCAATCCTGTGGTAGGGGATATAGAAGGCAATGCGTCACGCATCCTGGAAGCAGCCCAGCGGGCTGCAAACCTGGGGGCGGACCTTTGCGTGACATCCGAACTGGCCCTGACCGGCTATCCCCCGAGAGACCTGCTTCTCTATGACGGTTTTGTGGCCAAAACGCGTCAGGCCGCAGAGACCCTGGCTCACGACCTGCCCGATATGCCGCTGCTGCTCGGGTGTGTGGAACGCAATACGTCGGGGCAGGGCAAGCCTGTCTACAACTGTGCCATGTGGTGCCGGGACGGAAACATCAAAAAGGTCATTCGCAAGACTTTGCTTCCCACCTACGATGTCTTTGACGAAGCCCGCTATTTCGAACCGGCCCCGGTGGGAGATTCCGAAGCGAACATTATCCGCTTCAACGGGACGGTCATTGGGGTGACGATCTGCGAGGATTCATGGAACGATAAAGACTTCTGGGACAATCGAACCTATGCGCGAGACCCTCAGGAGGCCATGGCCACACACAATCCGCAGATGATCATCAATCTTTCGGCTTCGCCCATTTCACTCGGCAAGCAGGCCCTGCGCGAAAAAATGCTCGGCGCAGTCGCCCGAAAGTACGCCACACAGGTCATCTATGCCAATCAGACCGGCGGCAATGACGATCTCGTCTTTGATGGCAGGTCCTGTGCGTTCAGACCGGATGGCTCGCTCATGGCCCGCGCAGCAGGCTTTGCAGAACAGGTTTTCCTTGTGGAAACAGACGACACGGACAACACAATCACGGACGATGATTTTTCCCGCGAATCCGAGACATGGCACTCTCTGGTGATGGGGACCCGTGACTACGTGCGCAAGAGCGGTTTTTCCAAAAGTGTTGTCGGCCTATCCGGTGGCATTGATTCCGCTGTCACGGCTGTGGTCGCTGCCGAGGCGCTGGGCGCTGAGAATGTTACCTGCGTCCTCATGCCATCCCCCTATTCCAGTCGAGGCAGCATTGACGATTCTCTGGAACTGGCGAAAAATCTCGGCATGGAGACAGTGACCCTGCCCATCGAGCCGATCATGGAGCGATTTACCGAGACCCTGGCCGAACCATTCGCTGGGTACGGGCCGGATACCACGGAAGAGAATATCCAATCACGCATCCGGGGCAATCTGCTCATGGCCCTGTCCAACAAATACAGGGCACTGTTGCTGACCACGGGCAACAAGAGTGAGCTGGCCGTGGGGTACTGTACCATCTACGGCGACATGTCCGGCGGTTTCGCGGTCATATCGGATGTGGACAAAACAGGAGTCTTTGCCCTCGCGAGATGGTACAACGACCATATCGGCCCCTTCATCCCTGAGGCGATCATCACCAAACCGCCCTCCGCAGAGCTTCGCCCCGACCAAATGGACCAGGACTCCCTGCCGCCCTATGACGTCCTCGACGCTATCCTCGCCCTGCATATTGAAAAGCACTGTTCACGAGATGCGATCGTGGACGCGGGATTTTCACCGGAAGTAGTCGACAAGATACTGGGATTGGTCCGGTTCGCGGAGTTCAAACGGCGTCAGGCAGCCCCAGGTATCAAGTTGACTCCCCGCTCCTTCGGCACGGGCTGGCGCATGCCGCTGGCATGTCGCCGGGAATTGTAA
- a CDS encoding geranylgeranyl reductase family protein: MGKQFDVIICGCGPSGATAGTILARSGRSVLMLDRARFPRKKLCGGLLTWKSIKLLEAVHGETIDSLTRQGIINFVSDHYAIRTFSNTISEGKSPFPFHFTDRTVFDAHLLKLTEKAGAEIREEARVLSCDPEQGTVTLEGGTVLQGHFVIGADGANSMVRAAFPDHDRKRFRRHMAPTIEISLDLADFPRTVAFPELYIGFLNAGYGWVFPNQDRVIVGMCGLRNKKESFLQIFKEYLDFLKIKSNTIPTLHGHPLPYGNYLHTPVFGNALLAGDAGGFVEPLLGEGIFFALCSGLYAGEAIAEAWPRQAHPGPLYLRKMHRQIIPELKASDKLRWLLFTAMRCTGTASLSLFVNSSSTRLAEMVHGIRSYSWLRKKQWDFLTPSSVPLPPSSKKYPSSIR, translated from the coding sequence ATGGGAAAACAATTTGATGTCATCATTTGCGGGTGCGGCCCGTCCGGAGCAACGGCAGGGACAATCCTTGCCCGGAGCGGACGCAGTGTGCTCATGCTCGACCGGGCCAGATTCCCGCGAAAAAAACTCTGCGGCGGCCTACTGACCTGGAAATCCATTAAATTGTTGGAAGCGGTTCATGGAGAAACCATCGACTCCCTGACCAGGCAAGGGATCATTAATTTCGTCTCTGACCACTATGCCATCCGAACGTTTTCGAACACCATCTCCGAAGGGAAAAGCCCATTCCCATTTCATTTCACCGACCGCACAGTCTTTGATGCCCACCTGCTGAAGCTGACAGAAAAAGCCGGGGCAGAAATCAGGGAGGAGGCTCGCGTCTTGTCGTGTGACCCCGAACAGGGGACAGTGACCCTTGAGGGCGGAACAGTCCTGCAAGGACACTTTGTCATTGGTGCGGACGGCGCAAACTCGATGGTTCGTGCCGCCTTCCCCGATCACGACCGAAAACGGTTTCGGCGGCACATGGCACCGACCATAGAAATTTCCCTGGACCTCGCTGACTTCCCCAGAACAGTGGCCTTCCCGGAACTGTATATCGGATTCCTCAATGCAGGATATGGATGGGTTTTCCCCAACCAGGATCGGGTCATTGTTGGGATGTGTGGGCTCAGGAACAAAAAAGAGTCATTTTTACAAATATTTAAAGAATATCTAGATTTTCTCAAGATTAAATCAAATACCATTCCAACGCTTCATGGGCACCCTCTCCCCTATGGAAACTATCTGCACACCCCAGTTTTCGGCAACGCACTCCTGGCAGGAGATGCCGGAGGATTCGTGGAGCCCCTGCTGGGTGAAGGAATCTTCTTTGCCTTGTGTTCCGGTCTCTATGCCGGGGAGGCCATTGCTGAAGCATGGCCCAGGCAAGCACATCCCGGCCCTCTTTACCTGCGCAAAATGCATCGGCAGATCATCCCGGAACTCAAGGCGTCGGACAAGCTGCGCTGGCTTCTCTTTACTGCCATGCGCTGCACCGGGACTGCCTCACTCAGCCTGTTTGTCAATTCTTCCTCGACCCGGCTGGCTGAAATGGTCCACGGCATCCGCTCGTATTCCTGGCTCCGCAAAAAACAATGGGACTTTCTCACCCCTTCTTCCGTCCCTCTGCCACCTTCCTCAAAAAAGTACCCCTCGTCTATTCGATAA
- a CDS encoding RNA recognition motif domain-containing protein: MKSIYVGNIPFSASEDDVRDLFAAHGDVNSVKLVDDRETGRFRGFGFVEMDDRQALSAIEALDGFDMGGRTLKVNEAKPRAPRPRY, from the coding sequence ATGAAGAGCATTTACGTTGGCAACATTCCTTTTAGTGCCTCAGAAGACGATGTCCGTGACCTGTTCGCCGCTCATGGCGATGTCAATTCCGTCAAACTCGTTGACGACCGCGAAACCGGACGCTTTCGTGGCTTCGGATTTGTCGAGATGGATGACAGACAAGCCCTTTCAGCCATTGAAGCCCTTGACGGATTCGACATGGGTGGACGGACACTCAAGGTCAACGAAGCAAAACCGCGCGCACCAAGACCTCGGTATTAG
- a CDS encoding PP2C family protein-serine/threonine phosphatase, with protein MTRETTMTQEDLSLELSELRGRLARSEAALAEHMQMRARESAICIDEIEQLRQARETMGLANLIVEKSPAVLFRRNADDEAGIVYVSENISQWGYAASDLMGGIVTFKDMIVDADQARMRDELQKYRDLDLEEYTQEYRIRTADGEVRWVSDETSVIRNEQGRLLYNQGVLIDITRRKEAEEALSYSEYKFRRIIEGAGEGYMLLDEELVIKEVNDAYCRMLGREREELVGRRPHDYATPQYRLFLERNREQLLKLEYRRFEGSVFHKDGHAIPILVNANTLRDQHGTFLGNVAFVADITEQKKAIELAGEVQKSLLPDSAPHIPGLDIAGSSIASEIAGGDYFDYLEGLDPEHPSLSVAVGDISGHGVDAALLMTSARGFLRMRASQPGSPAQIVTEMNRQLASDLDGSGRFMTLFYLNLDPEKQSARWVRAGHDPAMIYCPVLDVFTELGGEGTGLPLGVTRESHYDEQANELHPGQIIAIGTDGIWEARNRKGEMFGKDRFKKVVRDHAGYSAQEIMDAVFKAVSDFSGGTKAEDDITLVIVKYGFDD; from the coding sequence ATGACCAGAGAGACTACCATGACGCAGGAAGATTTGTCCCTTGAGCTCTCCGAGCTGCGAGGTCGCCTTGCTCGAAGTGAAGCCGCATTGGCGGAACATATGCAAATGCGGGCCAGGGAGAGCGCCATCTGCATCGACGAGATCGAACAGCTCCGTCAGGCTCGGGAAACCATGGGACTGGCCAACCTGATAGTGGAAAAATCCCCGGCAGTATTATTTCGCCGTAATGCCGATGATGAAGCCGGGATCGTGTATGTCTCGGAAAATATCAGCCAGTGGGGATATGCCGCCTCGGATTTAATGGGTGGCATTGTCACCTTCAAGGATATGATTGTTGATGCTGACCAGGCCCGTATGCGGGACGAATTGCAGAAATATCGTGACCTCGATCTGGAAGAGTACACGCAGGAATATCGTATTCGAACGGCCGATGGGGAGGTGCGGTGGGTTTCGGATGAGACCTCGGTCATTCGGAATGAACAGGGGCGATTGCTCTATAATCAAGGTGTGCTCATCGACATAACCCGACGCAAGGAAGCAGAAGAAGCACTTTCATATAGTGAGTATAAATTTCGCCGTATCATCGAAGGTGCCGGAGAAGGCTACATGCTGCTTGATGAGGAACTGGTGATCAAGGAAGTCAATGACGCCTACTGCCGGATGCTTGGCCGTGAACGGGAAGAGCTGGTGGGCAGACGGCCGCACGATTACGCCACGCCGCAGTACAGGCTCTTTCTGGAACGCAACAGGGAACAGTTGCTCAAGCTTGAATACAGGCGTTTTGAGGGAAGCGTCTTTCATAAGGATGGTCATGCCATTCCCATATTGGTCAATGCCAATACGCTCCGTGACCAGCACGGCACTTTTCTGGGCAATGTCGCCTTTGTCGCTGATATTACGGAACAGAAAAAGGCCATAGAGTTGGCGGGGGAGGTGCAAAAAAGTCTACTGCCGGATTCTGCGCCGCATATTCCCGGACTCGATATTGCCGGTTCTTCCATTGCCAGTGAAATAGCGGGTGGAGATTATTTTGATTATCTGGAAGGGCTGGATCCGGAGCATCCGTCTCTTTCCGTGGCTGTGGGAGATATTTCCGGCCATGGTGTGGATGCGGCGCTGCTGATGACTTCGGCGCGGGGATTCCTGCGCATGCGGGCTTCACAGCCGGGGAGTCCTGCCCAGATCGTGACCGAAATGAATCGTCAACTTGCCTCGGATCTGGATGGTTCAGGTCGATTCATGACATTGTTCTATTTGAATCTGGACCCTGAAAAGCAATCAGCCCGCTGGGTCCGGGCCGGACATGACCCTGCCATGATTTATTGTCCGGTGCTTGATGTCTTTACCGAGCTTGGTGGTGAAGGAACCGGGCTGCCCCTGGGAGTCACCCGTGAATCGCACTATGATGAACAGGCCAATGAATTGCACCCCGGTCAGATCATCGCCATTGGCACAGATGGCATATGGGAAGCCAGAAATCGAAAAGGTGAGATGTTTGGCAAGGATCGATTCAAGAAAGTTGTGCGTGATCATGCCGGATATAGTGCTCAGGAAATTATGGACGCGGTGTTCAAGGCGGTCAGCGATTTTTCGGGTGGTACCAAGGCTGAAGACGATATCACGCTGGTCATTGTCAAATATGGATTTGACGATTAG
- a CDS encoding LysE family translocator has product MFGIHDLALFIISGLLLNITPGQDVAYIVSRSAGHGWKIGIVAALGVGTGCFVHVFSAALGLSAILATSATAFTVVKFIGAGYLVWVGLAMWRRAGSGQQKISVNCRASLRKVYTQGFLTNALNPKVALFFLAFLPQFVMTEAPSKPLAFLILGILFTFNAVLINLIWAWVGARAASFFQGGGKYVGWIKRSAGTLFIALGVRLACTKSV; this is encoded by the coding sequence ATGTTTGGTATCCACGATCTTGCCTTGTTCATCATCTCCGGGCTGTTGCTCAATATCACGCCTGGGCAGGATGTCGCATATATTGTCAGTCGGAGTGCCGGCCATGGTTGGAAGATCGGGATTGTCGCTGCATTGGGTGTTGGCACCGGATGCTTTGTCCATGTCTTTTCTGCCGCCCTTGGTTTGTCCGCCATCCTGGCGACTTCGGCCACGGCATTCACTGTGGTCAAATTCATCGGGGCAGGCTATCTGGTCTGGGTTGGGCTTGCCATGTGGCGAAGAGCAGGCTCCGGGCAGCAAAAAATTTCTGTCAACTGTCGAGCTTCCTTGCGAAAAGTCTACACACAGGGATTCCTCACAAATGCCTTGAATCCCAAAGTCGCCCTCTTCTTTCTGGCCTTTCTTCCACAATTCGTCATGACGGAAGCTCCCTCGAAACCCCTGGCATTTCTCATACTGGGCATCCTGTTCACCTTCAATGCCGTCTTGATCAATCTCATATGGGCCTGGGTCGGCGCCCGTGCGGCGAGCTTCTTTCAAGGGGGTGGCAAATACGTTGGATGGATCAAACGTTCTGCCGGAACACTCTTCATCGCGCTCGGTGTTCGGCTGGCTTGTACCAAATCCGTCTGA
- a CDS encoding substrate-binding periplasmic protein: MVFIRFYFFFVISAFALLFSTASAGEIRAVISTSPAWESFTNRDGTGLYHEILREVFNLYDVPVRHIYSKSIRSIALLESGQADVMTCSGTETPALVTARYPLYQSMFYVFFKKKRIGTWHGLETLWGKEILSQATYYTEKDFPVPVRIKMVIDGIQALGMILMDRSDFYVDDMILIKQSMAGTMIPFAMNDYAIEPAGTRSYYPLFSNSDRGRTLCSMFEEGLLRLHRTGKLKPIFDRWFREYPDYDGLSGSVHSGH, from the coding sequence ATGGTTTTTATAAGGTTCTATTTCTTTTTTGTTATCTCTGCTTTTGCACTCCTTTTTTCAACGGCCAGTGCCGGTGAAATCAGAGCAGTCATTTCCACCAGCCCGGCCTGGGAAAGCTTTACAAATCGGGATGGAACCGGATTGTATCATGAAATTCTGCGGGAAGTTTTCAACCTGTATGATGTCCCGGTACGCCATATTTATTCAAAGTCCATTCGTTCCATAGCACTGCTTGAATCCGGTCAGGCCGATGTGATGACCTGTTCCGGGACCGAAACACCGGCTTTGGTAACAGCCCGTTATCCTTTGTATCAGAGTATGTTTTACGTTTTTTTCAAGAAAAAACGAATCGGAACATGGCATGGTCTGGAGACCCTGTGGGGAAAGGAGATTTTGAGTCAGGCCACGTATTATACTGAAAAGGATTTTCCGGTCCCCGTGCGCATCAAGATGGTCATTGATGGGATTCAGGCTCTGGGTATGATTCTCATGGATCGTTCGGATTTCTATGTGGATGACATGATCCTGATCAAGCAGTCCATGGCCGGGACCATGATTCCGTTTGCCATGAATGACTATGCCATAGAACCGGCCGGGACTCGTTCCTATTATCCTTTGTTCAGCAATTCCGATCGAGGCAGAACCCTCTGTTCGATGTTTGAGGAGGGACTGCTGCGGCTTCACCGGACTGGGAAACTCAAACCGATCTTTGATCGGTGGTTTCGGGAATATCCCGACTATGATGGCTTGAGCGGCTCGGTTCACTCTGGGCATTGA
- a CDS encoding heteromeric transposase endonuclease subunit TnsA, with product MTYNKCDEQPRQVRKIKSTRRSISGVYVFRGESSVQFESSLERDFLIRLEFNLSVLDVIPQPCEIPFTDRNGQTHIYTPDFLVYYRMGNSHYGHHIRPQLIEVKPENHWRTNRHKWLTKWKAAYRYSKERGWIFHIHDESRVRDQVYQNVRFLERYGQMNFSPEESAWVLQNVQAKGAVPVNRILARHFMGNYKAEGLSHIWHLLATRKLDCDMSLPLNEQTELWVPAHD from the coding sequence GTGACTTATAATAAATGCGACGAACAACCGCGCCAAGTCCGTAAGATTAAATCCACTCGAAGAAGTATTTCGGGCGTGTATGTATTCAGAGGAGAGTCTTCTGTACAGTTTGAGTCTTCGCTTGAACGCGACTTTCTTATTCGACTTGAGTTCAATCTTTCTGTGCTCGACGTAATCCCTCAACCATGTGAAATTCCTTTTACAGACCGAAATGGCCAAACACACATCTACACTCCAGACTTCCTCGTTTATTACAGGATGGGCAACTCACACTATGGACACCACATTCGTCCACAACTTATCGAGGTAAAGCCAGAAAATCATTGGCGGACAAACCGTCATAAATGGCTAACCAAATGGAAGGCCGCCTACCGATACTCCAAAGAGAGAGGATGGATTTTTCACATCCACGATGAGTCACGGGTTAGGGACCAAGTTTATCAGAATGTCCGCTTCTTAGAGCGCTATGGTCAGATGAATTTTTCGCCAGAAGAATCAGCCTGGGTTTTACAAAACGTCCAAGCAAAGGGTGCCGTTCCTGTTAATCGCATTTTGGCACGGCATTTTATGGGTAATTACAAAGCGGAAGGCCTCAGCCACATTTGGCACCTATTGGCAACTCGCAAGCTGGACTGTGACATGTCTCTCCCTTTAAACGAACAAACCGAACTATGGGTGCCCGCACATGACTAA
- a CDS encoding Mu transposase C-terminal domain-containing protein, translating into MTKHIAEYQTKKAYEPKRTPVDLRVGNLVSCGDQVYRLSEILDFGSVIGVEVHSGRSVPLRIGELRALDDQETQISVDQDIDEITSDDWKIAEKRYEAIKPIVEFDSPGRKRVTQRAKEIGVHPSTLYRWLGAFQSFGVISALIPRRRGWKEGNGRISVAAEEVVQQTIKDFYLTPQRPSAQETVVEVRRRCREVGVNAPSASTIRSRISKITEKERLRGRGYREKAKNKFIPTPGTFPHADYPLAVVQIDHTPVDLNIVDDEFRRPIDRVWLTLAIDVYSRMVTGYHLSLDSPSGTSVAMCVAHSMLPKEEWLTLHGVDADWPVWGKPRTIHVDNGPDFKSDNFKKSCAMHSINLDYRPVKVPRYGAHIERLLGTFMKHVHGLPGTTFSSVHHKAEYDSEKHAAMTKSELEKWLVVLICKYYHQKMHNGIGMSPSRKWEIGIFGNAEETGIGMRPRPSDRLSIQLDFLPSFKRTIQTFGVTIDGLKYYSESLRPWINYKDPKKKTKRKFVFRRDPRDISNVWFYDPDLKQYFRIPFANLSLPPMSFYEYQQAQKKLKAEGEKSVNEHRLLDAVNELREMVEVSKEKTKKARRQAQRRKEHEKKITPATPFKKTASKPSKSKTNNSFVDGDIDGFGDIA; encoded by the coding sequence ATGACTAAACATATTGCAGAGTACCAAACGAAAAAAGCCTACGAGCCTAAACGAACTCCGGTTGATCTTAGAGTTGGCAACTTAGTGTCTTGTGGTGATCAGGTATACCGCCTCTCTGAAATACTCGATTTTGGATCCGTTATTGGCGTTGAAGTGCACAGCGGACGAAGTGTACCTCTTCGAATAGGAGAATTGCGAGCTCTCGATGACCAAGAAACCCAAATTTCTGTTGACCAAGATATTGACGAGATAACATCTGACGACTGGAAGATCGCTGAAAAACGATACGAGGCAATTAAGCCCATCGTTGAGTTTGATTCTCCTGGAAGGAAAAGAGTAACTCAACGAGCTAAAGAGATTGGAGTTCACCCGTCGACGCTTTATCGTTGGCTGGGAGCTTTTCAAAGCTTTGGCGTTATTTCAGCCTTAATCCCAAGGCGACGCGGCTGGAAAGAGGGTAATGGGCGTATCTCTGTTGCTGCAGAGGAAGTAGTCCAACAGACCATCAAAGACTTTTACCTGACCCCTCAGAGGCCATCTGCACAAGAAACCGTCGTCGAAGTCCGCCGTCGATGTCGAGAAGTTGGAGTAAACGCTCCAAGTGCATCCACCATCCGTTCAAGAATTTCAAAGATCACAGAAAAAGAACGATTACGAGGACGTGGGTACAGAGAAAAAGCCAAAAACAAATTTATTCCAACTCCTGGCACCTTCCCTCACGCAGACTACCCTTTGGCTGTCGTTCAAATTGATCACACTCCAGTGGATCTTAACATTGTCGATGACGAATTTAGAAGACCCATCGACCGTGTGTGGCTCACCCTTGCAATTGATGTCTATTCTCGAATGGTAACGGGCTATCACCTTTCGCTTGATAGTCCTTCAGGGACCTCTGTGGCCATGTGCGTTGCCCACTCGATGCTCCCTAAAGAAGAGTGGCTAACACTTCACGGCGTCGATGCTGATTGGCCCGTCTGGGGCAAACCCCGTACTATTCACGTTGACAATGGTCCTGATTTCAAATCGGACAATTTCAAAAAGTCTTGTGCGATGCACTCGATTAATCTCGACTACCGACCAGTTAAAGTCCCCAGGTATGGTGCCCATATTGAGCGGTTGTTAGGCACTTTCATGAAGCATGTTCACGGCCTCCCAGGTACCACTTTTTCGTCTGTTCACCACAAGGCCGAATACGACTCCGAAAAGCACGCCGCCATGACCAAGTCAGAACTCGAAAAGTGGTTGGTTGTGCTCATCTGTAAGTATTATCATCAAAAAATGCACAATGGCATCGGCATGTCACCTAGTCGAAAATGGGAAATCGGAATCTTTGGGAACGCTGAAGAGACAGGAATAGGAATGCGTCCTCGCCCGTCGGACAGGCTTTCTATCCAACTTGACTTTCTTCCCTCTTTCAAAAGGACAATCCAGACTTTTGGAGTAACTATTGACGGGTTGAAATATTATTCCGAATCCTTAAGACCTTGGATTAACTACAAGGACCCCAAGAAAAAGACTAAACGTAAATTCGTCTTCCGTCGTGATCCGAGAGATATCAGCAATGTTTGGTTCTATGACCCAGACCTTAAGCAATACTTCAGAATCCCCTTTGCTAATCTTTCCCTACCGCCAATGAGTTTTTACGAGTACCAACAGGCTCAAAAAAAACTCAAAGCTGAAGGAGAAAAGAGCGTCAACGAACATCGCCTGCTAGACGCGGTTAACGAACTCCGTGAAATGGTTGAGGTCTCGAAAGAAAAAACCAAAAAAGCACGCCGTCAAGCCCAACGTCGAAAAGAACACGAAAAAAAGATTACTCCTGCAACGCCATTCAAAAAAACGGCCAGTAAGCCGAGCAAATCAAAAACGAATAATAGCTTCGTTGATGGCGACATCGATGGGTTTGGAGATATTGCCTGA
- a CDS encoding TniB family NTP-binding protein produces MTNSIQQNTQHIHPDFRHILGLSAEERIAFMDLPRWVGYGAAQKVLDTLQGLLHKPKRPRMPNLLLVGDPNNGKTTIVRRFKQLCGEGYVNEDNDPVKPIILAEAPPTADEKSLYISILERFFTPYRPTDPASKLRYQVVHLFRECHVSLLIIDEFHSLLTGTPIKQREVMNAIKLLCNELSIPVVGVGTREAVTVLHTDPQHASRFDVLALPLWETNKEFQTLLTDFEKILPLKKPSTLHTPELAQSLHSISGGNLGNLHRLLVECATEAIKSGKEQIDKPIIEGKTWVRPTRGIRELSG; encoded by the coding sequence ATGACCAATAGCATTCAACAAAACACACAACATATTCATCCAGACTTTCGGCACATTCTTGGCTTATCTGCTGAAGAGAGGATTGCATTCATGGACCTACCTCGATGGGTTGGTTATGGGGCAGCCCAAAAAGTACTCGATACACTGCAAGGCCTTTTACACAAGCCTAAACGACCAAGAATGCCCAATCTTCTTCTTGTCGGTGATCCGAACAATGGAAAAACAACCATCGTAAGACGATTCAAACAACTCTGCGGGGAGGGCTACGTCAACGAAGACAATGATCCCGTTAAACCCATTATCCTTGCTGAAGCTCCACCAACCGCAGATGAGAAGAGCCTTTACATTTCAATTCTTGAACGCTTCTTCACTCCGTATCGTCCAACGGACCCTGCCTCCAAGCTTCGTTATCAGGTCGTCCACTTGTTCCGCGAATGTCATGTAAGTCTTTTGATCATTGATGAATTTCACTCCTTACTCACTGGCACTCCTATCAAACAACGAGAGGTTATGAACGCAATTAAACTCCTGTGCAACGAGCTTTCGATTCCTGTTGTGGGGGTTGGGACGCGAGAGGCTGTTACTGTACTTCACACAGACCCACAACATGCCAGTCGTTTTGACGTGTTGGCACTCCCTCTATGGGAAACAAACAAAGAATTTCAGACGCTTTTGACTGACTTTGAGAAAATACTGCCATTGAAAAAACCATCCACCCTTCACACACCTGAACTCGCACAGTCCCTCCACTCAATTTCTGGCGGGAACTTAGGGAACCTGCACCGCCTTCTGGTCGAATGCGCAACTGAAGCTATCAAAAGCGGCAAAGAGCAAATTGATAAACCAATTATTGAAGGCAAAACATGGGTACGACCTACTCGTGGCATAAGGGAGCTGTCAGGGTAA